The DNA region CTCGTGGAAGAAACCAGCATCCTTGACCTGCATGTCATACATCAGATACCAGTCATCGTTGAGATAGCCGATCTGGTTCACCAAAGGCAAATAAGCGATCCCTGCGATCACCAAAATCAGCAGGGCGCCAGACCAGAACAAACCGAGTTTCGCTCTAAATTTCTGCATGGTTCGCGGATGGGCTTAATGCCGCTTTCTCATCAGGAAATCGGCGATCTCGAAATCGAGTTCTTCGTCGATATCCCAGGCTTCGTCGGCGTCGATCTCGAACATCAGCGGACTGTCACCGATGCGATGTTTTTTGCGTTCAAGATTTTCACGTGTGAACATGTAAATACAAGAGTTCTCTTCGTACACAGGCGGCAGGTCTTGCGTCTGGATCAGTTCGAGTGGATTGTGATTGATGGCGCGCCCATCCTGAAAATACAGGCGGGTTTGTAAACGTGTAACCGAAAATAATGAATCATATTTCGGATATTCCGCAAGAAAGTCTTTTATTCCGCGCGAAATGGTTTCGGCTTTGAGCAGTGGATTGGTGGAGTGCGTTTGCAGGTAAAAATCCGCTTGTACCTGCGCGGTGTCGTAGAGCAGGATGTCGTTCATGGGAACATCGTCGGCGCGGAGATGCCCGGGGCGTTGGATCAGCTTCACGTCAGGGAAGAGGCGGCGCACGCCGTCCATCACAGGCTCGGAGTCCGTATCCACGATGATCGTTTCGATTTCGGGCACGGCATTCAGCGTTTCCAAAATGTGTTGGAAGAGAGGCTTGCCCGCGAGCGGGCGGTAGTTTTTCCCCGGCACGCGCTGGCTGTGGTGGCGCATGGGGACAAGGGCGGCAAGTTTCATGCCCCTATTTTATCCCCATACAGGGCATTTGTCTTACAACGCGCGCGACATTTGCCATTGAGAAAGCGACTCGCGCACCATGCCGACCTGCTCGAAGATGAAACCCATCTCTTCGGGGTAGATGGGCGAGACGTGCCAGATCTTGTTTGGGAATTTTGCGAAGAGCGCGCGCAGCAGGACTCCGCTCAAGCCTGCTCCGCGTGAGCGAGCCTTGACCAACACCGACGAGATCGCCACGTCGGTTGCGTCGGGATTGCTGATGAGGCAGTACGCGTCGTTGAGACGGAAGGCGCGTGATGGCGGCGTGTGCTGTACGATGCTGGTGCCGGAGAGTTGCCAAGGCAGGTCTTTGATACCGTGATAGGTGACCTGCCGCGCAAGATCGCGGATATCGATCTCTTCCAAATTGTGCGCGGACTCGGATTGCGGATGTTCGAGTTTGTATCCCACCAGCCTGCGGACTTTTGTGAAACCGACTTTCTCATATAACTTCACGCCCGCCGTATTTTGCTCGATGACTTCGAGAACCATTTCCTTTTCGCCGCGCGCTTTTGCTTCTTCGATGAGTTTCTCCATCGCCCACGTCCCCACGCCGCCGCTGCGGGCATCCGACGTGATGCCCATCGCCGCGAGGCGGCTCGTCCAGCCGCGGCGGGCGATGAACGCAATGCCGATCTGGTCATCGTCTTTCATTAAGACACGGCTGGCGGTCAGGTCAATGCCATCGCGGCGGATCATGGCATGAAGCGCCATATCCGTGATGCTGACAGGGACAAAGTAACCTTCGAAACTGCGGGTCATCAAATCCGCGAGGGCGGGGATGGGAAATTCAGAGGCGGGGATGAGGGAGATGGTCATTTTTCACCATTATACCGAATTGGAAATAAATGCTACTCGCCAATCGTCACTTGAATCACTGCCGTTTCAATGACCTGATCGTTTCGTACAACAACCAATTGAACAGCGTACAATCCGCTTAATCCAGTCGTATTCCATTCCGCCAGTTGACCGTTCTCCACGGGCGTGAAATTATCGCTGCCCAACTGAATCCACGTTTGCGGATTCAAACCCCTGCCAACCTGCACACGATAATACAGAAAATCATCGCCCGCCGCCGTGCCGATGATGCGCACCACGCCGTTCACATCCGCGAAGAGTTGCGGGGCGGTGATGTTTGCGTTCGGGTTGAATGTTGGCGGTTGGATGGCATCGTACGCGCTGGGCGGCACGGGCAGACCTTCACTCTGCGCCCATGCGCGCGCATTTTCGGGGACGATCATATACACGCGATTATCAATTAATTCGGGCGGAGTGAAAACCGTTGCCAGCAGACCTGTTTCACGATTAATGGAAAACTCGCGGAACAAGGTATCGGCTTGCGTCGGTTCGCTGCCCGTTAAGAAAACTTCCGTCACCAAGTTCGGACATTCGCGCGTCGGCAGTAAACCCGATGGGTCGCAGACCGTCATCACCGCCACGCCTTGCGGGAGAGTCCAGCCATCGGGCGGGAGGTTTGCAGAGGCGGTTTGCATGAGCGCATTCCACAACGCGGCGGGGAAGCGGGGAGTTACCCCCCTCGGTCCCCCCTGAAGGGGGGAAGAAATCAAGTCATCCTCTTGCGCAAGGGGGGCACGCACGCCTGTCCATGTGACGACCACATGCGAAGGCGTGTAACCGACCACCCACGCATCACTGCCATCCACCGTCTGCCCGACCTTCACGCCCGCGGGTCTGCCGATCTCCAGCGGGTTCTGCCTGCCCCACGTCTCCCAGCGCGCGGGTTCGTCGCTGAGCACATGCGTCATCACATACGCCATCGCGGACGTCACCACCGTCCGCGCCTGCGGCAGCGACCAATCGAGCAGCACGGCACGGTCTGCCGACTCCACGCGCAGCACGGTCACAGGCGTGAAATCATCGTTCACGTCCCGACCAAAATACACGCCTTGCGCCGCAAACACGCCATACGCACCCGCGAGGTCGAGCATGGTCACATCTTCATCGAGCACGATCCCAAACGACGACTCCACCTGCCGCACGTTCTCGATTCCCATTTGCGCCTTCAAGGTCTCAACAGGCACTTGATAATCGTTCGCCAGCGCAACGCGCAAGCGGACGGGTCCGTGGAAGATGCCGTCAAAGTTTTGGATGTTCGACTCTTGGGGAATGTCCCACGTCAGCGAGGCGGGACTCAAGCCGCGGGTGAATCCCGTCAAATAGACAAACGCATCGAGACCTGACCCGGGCTTGTGCGGGCTGACCAGTGGAGTTTCTGCGCCCCTGATGGTTTCTCCGACGAGCGCCAGGACCTGACCTGTCTTCGGGTCAAGGATCAACGCGCTGGCGGATGAATCTTCGAATGTCACCGCGGGCGGCAGGGACGGCAATAGCCGCGCCGAGTCGCAGGTGATTTCAGGGTCGGGAGTCCCTGCGAGGCGTGCGGCGTAGACTTCCGTTGTGCAGGCGGATTGGGTTTGCAGGTCGTAGTCCAGCGTGGTGATGATGTTGATGCCGCCGCGTTCGAGCCGCGCGCGCGGGATGGACGAATCCAATTGGGCGAGGACGAGGTTGACGAAAGCAGGAGCAATCTGGGGCGGAGTCTGAGGCGATGCTTGAAAGGCGGGAGTCACCAGCAGCGCGGATTCCACTTCGGAGGTGGGAGCGAGTCCGAGGTCGTTCATCACATACAGCAGTTCGCGCCCGCGTTGAATGGCGACCTGCGGCGCATCCAGCGGGTTGAGCGCGGGAGATTCGCCCACCGCCGCTAGTATCGCGGATTCGGCGAGGGTGAGTTGGTCGGCGGATTTGCCGAAGTACAACTGCGCGGCGGCTTCGACCCCGTAGGCGCGGACCCCGAAGTCGGCGCTGTTGAGATGCCACTCGATGACCTGCGCGCGCCCGAATTGCGCGGTGACCTGCGCGGCAAGAATGCGCTCGCGGACGGCGCGGCGGAGGCTGGGCGGTTCGTCGTAGAGCAGGAGGTCGGAGACGAGTTTTTGCGCGAGCGTGGGGTGTTGGCGCGGGTCGGTGATGCCTTCGAGCGTGAAGCCCG from Anaerolineales bacterium includes:
- a CDS encoding acylneuraminate cytidylyltransferase family protein, with the translated sequence MKLAALVPMRHHSQRVPGKNYRPLAGKPLFQHILETLNAVPEIETIIVDTDSEPVMDGVRRLFPDVKLIQRPGHLRADDVPMNDILLYDTAQVQADFYLQTHSTNPLLKAETISRGIKDFLAEYPKYDSLFSVTRLQTRLYFQDGRAINHNPLELIQTQDLPPVYEENSCIYMFTRENLERKKHRIGDSPLMFEIDADEAWDIDEELDFEIADFLMRKRH
- a CDS encoding N-acetyltransferase; this translates as MTISLIPASEFPIPALADLMTRSFEGYFVPVSITDMALHAMIRRDGIDLTASRVLMKDDDQIGIAFIARRGWTSRLAAMGITSDARSGGVGTWAMEKLIEEAKARGEKEMVLEVIEQNTAGVKLYEKVGFTKVRRLVGYKLEHPQSESAHNLEEIDIRDLARQVTYHGIKDLPWQLSGTSIVQHTPPSRAFRLNDAYCLISNPDATDVAISSVLVKARSRGAGLSGVLLRALFAKFPNKIWHVSPIYPEEMGFIFEQVGMVRESLSQWQMSRAL
- a CDS encoding transglycosylase domain-containing protein, with the translated sequence MPSTLPVLRARRERRLNRQKQSENRARGFILSGGIILSILLGAAILLGAFAYADVTRDLPSTQALPILLNPPDGLLLQPTRIYDRTGTRVLATFAPNETPRRYIPVSDQNPQHIPAHLVNAVIAAADADFNRHAGFTLEGITDPRQHPTLAQKLVSDLLLYDEPPSLRRAVRERILAAQVTAQFGRAQVIEWHLNSADFGVRAYGVEAAAQLYFGKSADQLTLAESAILAAVGESPALNPLDAPQVAIQRGRELLYVMNDLGLAPTSEVESALLVTPAFQASPQTPPQIAPAFVNLVLAQLDSSIPRARLERGGINIITTLDYDLQTQSACTTEVYAARLAGTPDPEITCDSARLLPSLPPAVTFEDSSASALILDPKTGQVLALVGETIRGAETPLVSPHKPGSGLDAFVYLTGFTRGLSPASLTWDIPQESNIQNFDGIFHGPVRLRVALANDYQVPVETLKAQMGIENVRQVESSFGIVLDEDVTMLDLAGAYGVFAAQGVYFGRDVNDDFTPVTVLRVESADRAVLLDWSLPQARTVVTSAMAYVMTHVLSDEPARWETWGRQNPLEIGRPAGVKVGQTVDGSDAWVVGYTPSHVVVTWTGVRAPLAQEDDLISSPLQGGPRGVTPRFPAALWNALMQTASANLPPDGWTLPQGVAVMTVCDPSGLLPTRECPNLVTEVFLTGSEPTQADTLFREFSINRETGLLATVFTPPELIDNRVYMIVPENARAWAQSEGLPVPPSAYDAIQPPTFNPNANITAPQLFADVNGVVRIIGTAAGDDFLYYRVQVGRGLNPQTWIQLGSDNFTPVENGQLAEWNTTGLSGLYAVQLVVVRNDQVIETAVIQVTIGE